A single genomic interval of Litoreibacter ponti harbors:
- the glyS gene encoding glycine--tRNA ligase subunit beta, producing MPDLLIELFSEEIPARMQSRAADDLKKLVTDGLVEAGLTYASAGAFSTPRRLTLSIEDLLAASPATREERKGPNAAAPEKALEGFLRSTGLTKDQLELRDDKKGQVYFAVIDKPGRPAAEIIAEVLEKTVRGFPWPKSMRWGTGSLRWVRPLHRILCILSDEAGTEVVPLEVDGIASSDVTEGHRFMAPEPFSVVSFEDYTAKLKRAKVVLDASERADHIWSDATNAAFAQGLEVVADRGLLAEVAGLVEWPVVLMGRIEEQFLDLPPEVLKTSMKEHQKFFSVRNPKTGRIEQYVTVANIETSDDGATILAGNGRVLSARLADAKFFWENDLRTVKTVGLEGMAKPLADVTFHNKLGSQAERIARIEALAREIAPIVGAKPDLAAEAARVAKADLSSEMVYEFPELQGVIGRYYAKAAGLPEDVAHACEEHYSPLGPSDDVPTAPVSVAVALAEKIDLLGCFWAIDEKPTGSKDPFALRRAALGVIRLVLENGVFLPLETSIKKHNRIIDDRSSIVRFRFDKPDGISLEEFIRSDLLSFFHDRLKVFLKDKGIRHDIIDACIAMPGNDDLTLLVKRAEALSETLKTDDGENMIQGFKRANNILTQAEEKDGVSYELDPDPKFAESDEEKALFAALDAADATIKPAMEAEDFTTAMHAMAKLRGPADDFFEAVQVNSDNQIVRRNRLCLLHKIRTICGGVADLTKIEG from the coding sequence ATGCCTGATCTTCTGATCGAACTCTTCTCCGAGGAAATCCCCGCCCGCATGCAATCGCGCGCGGCCGACGACCTGAAGAAGCTGGTGACTGACGGGCTGGTCGAGGCGGGGCTGACCTATGCCTCTGCGGGGGCGTTCTCGACGCCGCGACGCCTGACCCTGTCGATCGAGGACCTGCTGGCGGCCTCGCCCGCGACCCGCGAAGAGCGCAAGGGCCCGAATGCCGCGGCACCCGAGAAGGCGTTGGAGGGCTTTTTGCGCTCCACCGGTCTGACCAAGGACCAGCTGGAGCTGCGCGACGACAAGAAGGGCCAGGTCTATTTCGCGGTGATCGACAAGCCGGGGCGGCCCGCGGCGGAGATCATCGCCGAGGTGCTGGAGAAAACTGTGCGCGGCTTCCCTTGGCCGAAGTCGATGCGCTGGGGCACGGGCAGCTTGCGCTGGGTGCGCCCGCTGCATCGCATCCTGTGCATCCTGTCCGACGAGGCAGGGACCGAGGTCGTGCCGCTGGAGGTCGACGGGATCGCATCGAGCGACGTGACCGAAGGCCACCGCTTCATGGCGCCGGAGCCGTTTTCTGTTGTGTCTTTCGAGGATTACACGGCGAAGCTGAAGCGCGCGAAAGTGGTGCTGGACGCAAGCGAGCGCGCCGATCACATCTGGTCGGACGCCACCAACGCGGCCTTCGCCCAAGGGCTTGAAGTCGTCGCGGATCGCGGCCTTCTGGCCGAGGTCGCGGGGCTGGTCGAGTGGCCCGTCGTGCTGATGGGTCGGATCGAAGAGCAGTTTCTAGACCTGCCGCCCGAGGTGCTAAAGACCTCGATGAAAGAGCACCAGAAGTTCTTCTCGGTGCGGAACCCAAAGACGGGCCGGATCGAGCAATATGTGACCGTTGCCAATATCGAGACCTCCGATGATGGCGCGACCATTCTGGCCGGCAACGGTCGGGTGCTGTCGGCGCGTTTGGCAGATGCGAAGTTCTTCTGGGAGAACGATCTGCGCACGGTGAAAACCGTGGGTCTGGAAGGCATGGCCAAGCCGCTTGCCGACGTGACCTTCCACAACAAGCTCGGCTCGCAGGCGGAGCGGATCGCGCGGATCGAGGCACTGGCCCGTGAGATCGCACCAATCGTGGGGGCGAAACCCGATCTGGCGGCCGAGGCCGCGCGGGTGGCGAAGGCCGATTTGTCGTCGGAGATGGTCTATGAATTCCCAGAACTTCAAGGGGTTATAGGGCGGTATTATGCCAAGGCGGCTGGGTTGCCCGAGGACGTGGCGCATGCCTGCGAAGAGCACTACTCGCCGCTTGGGCCTTCCGACGACGTCCCCACGGCGCCGGTCTCGGTGGCTGTGGCTTTGGCTGAAAAGATCGACTTGTTGGGTTGCTTCTGGGCGATTGACGAAAAACCCACAGGATCAAAGGACCCGTTCGCGCTGAGACGTGCGGCACTTGGAGTCATTCGGTTGGTTTTGGAAAATGGGGTTTTCTTGCCACTCGAAACGAGCATCAAGAAACACAACAGAATAATCGATGATCGGAGCTCAATCGTTCGTTTTCGCTTCGACAAACCTGATGGGATTTCTTTAGAAGAATTCATAAGGTCGGACCTCCTCTCCTTCTTCCACGACCGCCTCAAAGTATTCCTCAAAGACAAGGGCATCCGCCATGACATCATCGACGCCTGCATCGCGATGCCGGGCAATGACGACCTGACCTTGCTCGTCAAACGGGCCGAAGCGCTGTCGGAGACGCTCAAGACCGACGATGGCGAGAACATGATCCAGGGGTTCAAGCGCGCCAACAACATCCTGACGCAGGCAGAAGAGAAGGACGGCGTCAGCTATGAGCTGGACCCGGACCCGAAGTTTGCCGAAAGCGACGAGGAAAAGGCCCTGTTTGCCGCCCTCGACGCCGCCGATGCGACCATCAAGCCCGCCATGGAAGCGGAGGACTTCACCACCGCCATGCACGCCATGGCCAAGCTGCGCGGGCCGGCGGATGACTTTTTCGAGGCGGTGCAGGTGAACTCGGACAACCAGATCGTGCGCCGCAACCGCCTGTGCCTGCTGCACAAAATCCGCACCATCTGCGGGGGCGTCGCGGATCTGACCAAGATCGAAGGATAA
- a CDS encoding TrkH family potassium uptake protein, whose product MFDVRPVAYVIGLLTACFGAAMVLPMAYDLWAGNGHWAAFAESAVITAATGGLIAMASANGVGDRLTIQQTFLLTTGVWVALPVFGALPFYLGATEAAYVDAFFEAMSGLTTTGSTVFTGIEDMPQGLKLWRGLMQWFGGIGIIVVAMVFLPELKIGGMQIFRSEGFDTMGKILPRAGEIARSIANIYLGLTAACALAYYAGGMGRADSVVHAMTTIATGGFANSDASFSAFPPAVEYTACLFMILAALPFVRYVQVVAGTARPLLKDTQIHAFLLTALALVAVLTAWQLLEVTDAFEPALRKSLFNVVSILTGTGYASADYTLWGAFAVSVFFFMGLIGGCAGSTACSIKVFRYQLLFASIKAQIRRIHAPHGLFQPRYQGKPVGEDVLSSVMSFFVLFTVTLGLLAVALGMTGLDFITSLSGAATALGNIGPGLGAQIGPSGNFGGLNDTAKWLLAAGMLIGRLELLAVYAIFTVRFWRA is encoded by the coding sequence ATGTTTGACGTCCGCCCCGTGGCCTATGTGATCGGCCTTTTGACCGCCTGCTTCGGGGCCGCGATGGTGCTGCCGATGGCCTATGATCTATGGGCGGGCAATGGGCATTGGGCGGCCTTTGCCGAAAGCGCGGTGATCACGGCGGCAACCGGCGGGCTGATCGCCATGGCCTCGGCCAATGGGGTGGGGGATCGGCTGACGATCCAGCAGACCTTCCTGCTGACCACCGGCGTCTGGGTTGCCCTGCCGGTCTTCGGGGCCTTGCCCTTCTACCTCGGCGCGACCGAGGCGGCCTATGTGGACGCATTTTTCGAGGCCATGTCCGGCCTGACCACCACCGGCTCCACCGTGTTTACCGGCATTGAGGACATGCCGCAGGGGCTGAAGCTGTGGCGCGGGTTGATGCAATGGTTCGGCGGCATCGGGATCATTGTTGTGGCCATGGTGTTCCTGCCGGAGTTGAAGATCGGCGGCATGCAGATCTTCCGCTCCGAAGGGTTCGACACGATGGGCAAGATCCTGCCGCGCGCGGGCGAGATCGCCCGCTCGATCGCCAATATCTACCTTGGCCTGACGGCGGCCTGCGCGCTGGCCTATTACGCGGGCGGCATGGGGCGGGCGGATAGCGTGGTGCATGCCATGACGACGATTGCGACGGGCGGTTTCGCCAACTCCGACGCCTCGTTCTCGGCCTTCCCCCCTGCGGTGGAATACACCGCCTGCCTGTTCATGATCCTCGCGGCGCTGCCCTTCGTGCGCTACGTTCAAGTGGTCGCGGGTACGGCGCGGCCGCTTCTGAAAGACACTCAAATCCATGCTTTCCTTCTGACCGCGCTGGCGTTGGTGGCGGTGCTGACCGCGTGGCAGTTATTGGAGGTCACCGACGCGTTCGAGCCCGCCTTGCGCAAGTCGCTGTTTAACGTGGTCTCGATCCTGACCGGCACCGGTTATGCCAGCGCCGACTACACCTTGTGGGGGGCGTTCGCGGTGTCGGTCTTCTTCTTCATGGGGTTGATCGGGGGCTGCGCGGGCTCGACCGCCTGTTCGATCAAGGTCTTCCGCTACCAGCTGCTGTTCGCCTCGATCAAGGCGCAGATCCGCCGCATCCACGCGCCCCACGGCCTGTTCCAGCCGCGCTATCAGGGCAAGCCGGTGGGTGAGGACGTGCTGTCGTCGGTCATGTCGTTCTTTGTGCTCTTCACCGTGACGCTGGGCCTGCTGGCGGTGGCGTTGGGGATGACGGGGCTCGACTTCATCACCTCGCTGTCGGGCGCCGCGACCGCCTTGGGCAATATCGGTCCGGGGCTGGGCGCGCAGATTGGGCCTTCGGGCAATTTTGGCGGGCTCAACGACACCGCCAAGTGGCTGCTGGCCGCGGGCATGCTGATCGGACGGCTGGAGCTGCTGGCCGTCTACGCCATCTTTACTGTGCGCTTCTGGAGAGCCTGA
- a CDS encoding DUF6446 family protein, translating into MSGKLVGIAIMIIALTAGAWMYYLQVYAFYEEVQTPDPVALTSVATGAPEDIIADAITAIDADSSPIRYRACFETPMSHALLTETYELAVGAEPLVAPDWFDCFDAQEIGEALQTGEALAFLGQENIEYGVDRIVAIFEDGRGYVWQQLNDCGRKAYDGTQVGPDCPARENTGN; encoded by the coding sequence ATGAGCGGCAAGCTGGTTGGGATCGCCATCATGATTATTGCACTGACCGCGGGCGCATGGATGTATTACCTGCAGGTCTACGCCTTCTACGAGGAGGTGCAGACACCGGACCCGGTCGCGCTGACCTCTGTCGCCACCGGCGCGCCGGAAGACATCATCGCCGATGCCATCACCGCCATCGACGCGGACAGCTCCCCCATCCGCTACCGCGCCTGTTTCGAGACGCCGATGTCGCACGCACTGCTGACCGAGACCTACGAGCTGGCCGTGGGCGCGGAGCCGCTGGTGGCCCCCGACTGGTTCGACTGCTTCGACGCGCAAGAGATCGGCGAAGCGCTGCAGACCGGCGAGGCGCTGGCCTTCCTGGGCCAGGAAAACATCGAATACGGGGTGGACCGCATTGTGGCCATCTTCGAGGACGGGCGCGGCTACGTGTGGCAGCAGCTCAATGATTGCGGCCGCAAGGCCTATGACGGCACGCAGGTGGGCCCCGACTGCCCCGCCCGCGAGAATACCGGGAACTAA
- a CDS encoding thiamine pyrophosphate-binding protein → MTERALGAQLSHMLKSRGVQTIFGIPGVHNQELYRGIEEAGITHILARNEQGAGFMADGYARATGRPGVAYVITGPGLCNILNPVGQAYSDSVPLLVIASCLDDTAGRRGQLHQMLDQQGAGGTVAEWSETARTAEAAYQLIDRAFVEFQTSRPRPKVLNVPISVLQGAATPAPSGDVRISFDAPSRAQLERIAAMLSDAKLPVVILGGGARRAGPLGAQVAAACGAATFTTSAGRGLVADDVPLHFGGLTRPGSAEVLARADVVLAIGTELSECDLWRDTLGHRCPLIRVDLDPEVLADRHRPTDPVLADATVFCEALLDILPASVSDWDAAEIVATRAKWRAESDAERPGILPVVEALRAALPDDAMIYSDMTQFAYVALDTYQMTRLGHWHHPSGFGTLGYALPAAIGGKVGRPDLPVVSINGDSGFQYNIQELATAVELGLPLPIIVWDNGKLKEIEDSMVAAQIAPNAVIARNPDFCALARAYGARAARPESLAAFQDAVRDALAADTPTLIHMTPEAVK, encoded by the coding sequence ATGACCGAGCGAGCCCTTGGTGCGCAGCTGTCGCACATGCTGAAATCCCGCGGCGTGCAGACGATCTTCGGTATCCCCGGCGTGCATAATCAGGAGCTTTACCGCGGGATCGAGGAGGCCGGGATCACCCACATCCTCGCCCGCAACGAGCAAGGCGCGGGCTTCATGGCCGATGGCTATGCGCGGGCAACAGGACGACCGGGGGTGGCCTATGTGATCACGGGCCCGGGCCTGTGCAACATATTGAACCCGGTGGGGCAGGCGTATTCGGATTCGGTGCCACTGCTGGTGATTGCGTCCTGTCTGGACGACACGGCCGGGCGGCGGGGGCAGTTGCACCAGATGCTTGATCAGCAAGGCGCGGGGGGGACCGTCGCCGAGTGGTCCGAGACCGCGCGCACGGCCGAGGCCGCCTACCAGCTGATCGACCGGGCGTTTGTGGAGTTTCAGACCTCGCGGCCCCGGCCAAAGGTTTTGAACGTGCCGATCTCGGTCCTGCAAGGCGCGGCGACACCCGCGCCTTCCGGGGATGTGAGGATCTCGTTTGATGCGCCGAGCCGCGCGCAGCTTGAGCGGATCGCGGCGATGCTGTCGGATGCGAAGTTGCCGGTGGTGATCCTCGGCGGCGGTGCCCGGCGCGCCGGGCCGCTGGGCGCGCAGGTTGCTGCTGCCTGCGGGGCCGCGACATTCACCACGAGTGCGGGGCGCGGGCTGGTCGCGGACGACGTGCCGCTTCATTTCGGCGGGCTGACGCGGCCCGGATCGGCAGAGGTTCTGGCCCGTGCCGACGTCGTGCTCGCCATCGGCACGGAGCTGTCGGAATGCGATCTGTGGCGCGACACGCTCGGCCACCGCTGCCCGCTGATCCGCGTCGATCTGGACCCGGAGGTGCTGGCAGACCGCCATCGCCCCACCGATCCGGTGCTGGCCGATGCGACCGTCTTTTGCGAGGCGTTGCTGGACATCCTGCCCGCAAGCGTCAGCGACTGGGACGCGGCAGAGATCGTGGCGACCCGCGCCAAGTGGCGCGCGGAAAGCGATGCGGAGCGGCCCGGTATCCTGCCTGTCGTTGAGGCGCTGCGCGCGGCGCTGCCGGATGACGCGATGATCTACTCGGATATGACGCAGTTCGCCTATGTCGCGCTTGATACGTATCAGATGACCCGGCTCGGCCATTGGCACCACCCGTCTGGTTTCGGCACGCTGGGCTACGCGCTTCCCGCAGCGATCGGCGGCAAGGTGGGGCGGCCCGATTTGCCGGTCGTCTCGATCAACGGGGACAGCGGATTTCAGTACAATATCCAAGAGCTCGCAACCGCAGTGGAGCTGGGCCTGCCGCTGCCGATCATCGTATGGGACAATGGCAAGCTGAAAGAGATCGAGGACAGCATGGTCGCAGCCCAGATCGCCCCCAACGCGGTGATCGCGCGCAACCCGGACTTCTGCGCGCTCGCACGGGCCTACGGCGCGCGGGCGGCGCGGCCCGAAAGTCTTGCGGCCTTCCAAGATGCCGTGCGGGACGCGTTGGCCGCCGATACGCCGACGCTAATCCATATGACGCCGGAGGCTGTAAAATAA
- a CDS encoding peptidoglycan-binding protein, whose amino-acid sequence MSRSILAAVLLCSSGLLAPALAQSYVQVEALPNLREAEARARAYGSELRNVNGFRLSTGWYALALGPFANEAQARARLLELRRAGIIPRDSYVSDTRPYGQQFWPVGGAVTAPAPQPEPEAPAVVEAPAPTPAPEIDETPRQARASEGLLSRDQRKELQTAMQWFGFYKAAIDGSFGRGTRGSMAQWQEANGYPATGILTTRQRGELLDSYQGALAELGLGVVDEEQAGIEITMPIGLVEFDRYEYPFVQYSERDGSGIEALLISQPGDADTLFGLYEIMQTLEIVPLEGERSKGRRSFTLTGQNDEIHSYTYARTEGGYVKGFTLVYPPARADEMARVIEIMQDTLVINEGTLTPDLSDEAAQGVDLLSGLDVRQPKQARSGFYVDGRGRVLTTADAVESCGRVTLDDSIEATVTATGDGLALLEPTTSLVPLNYARLAASIGRLRSPVAVAGYSYEGQLQAPTLTYGTLQDIKGLGGEQELKRLELASLPGDVGGPVLDMTGAVSGMLADHDAQGRALPGGVKFALKASVLATFLSENGVVAAASEGGPRLAPEDLAVLGTDMTVLVSCWD is encoded by the coding sequence ATGTCGCGCAGTATTTTGGCCGCAGTCTTGCTTTGCTCTTCGGGCCTGTTGGCCCCGGCGCTCGCACAATCCTACGTGCAGGTGGAGGCCTTGCCGAACCTGCGCGAGGCGGAAGCGCGCGCCCGCGCCTATGGCTCCGAGCTGCGCAATGTGAACGGCTTCCGCCTGTCGACCGGGTGGTACGCCCTCGCGCTCGGCCCCTTCGCCAACGAAGCACAAGCCCGCGCCCGACTGCTGGAGCTGCGCCGCGCCGGGATCATCCCGCGCGACAGCTATGTGTCAGACACACGGCCCTACGGGCAGCAATTCTGGCCCGTCGGCGGCGCCGTGACCGCACCCGCCCCGCAGCCAGAGCCGGAAGCGCCAGCCGTGGTCGAGGCCCCTGCCCCCACGCCCGCGCCCGAGATTGACGAGACGCCCCGGCAGGCCCGCGCCTCAGAAGGGCTGTTGTCGCGCGACCAGCGCAAGGAGCTGCAAACCGCGATGCAGTGGTTCGGCTTCTACAAAGCGGCCATCGACGGCTCTTTCGGGCGCGGCACGCGCGGCTCGATGGCGCAGTGGCAAGAGGCCAATGGCTACCCGGCCACCGGCATCCTGACGACCAGGCAGCGCGGCGAGCTGCTGGACAGCTACCAAGGCGCGCTGGCGGAACTCGGCCTTGGGGTCGTAGACGAGGAACAGGCGGGCATCGAGATCACCATGCCCATCGGCCTCGTGGAATTCGACCGATACGAGTACCCGTTCGTGCAGTACAGCGAGCGCGACGGCTCTGGCATCGAGGCGCTGTTGATCTCCCAGCCCGGTGATGCCGACACGCTGTTCGGCCTCTACGAGATCATGCAAACGCTGGAAATTGTCCCTCTGGAGGGCGAGCGCTCGAAGGGGCGCCGGTCGTTCACCCTGACCGGGCAGAATGACGAGATCCACAGCTACACCTACGCCCGCACCGAAGGCGGATACGTCAAGGGCTTCACCCTGGTCTATCCGCCCGCAAGGGCCGACGAGATGGCCCGCGTGATCGAGATCATGCAGGACACGCTGGTGATCAACGAGGGCACCCTGACCCCCGATCTGTCCGACGAGGCGGCGCAGGGCGTCGACCTGTTGTCCGGCCTCGACGTGCGGCAGCCCAAGCAGGCGCGCTCGGGCTTCTATGTCGACGGGCGCGGCCGGGTGCTGACCACAGCTGACGCCGTCGAGAGCTGCGGGCGCGTGACCCTCGATGACAGCATCGAGGCCACGGTCACCGCCACCGGCGACGGGCTTGCGCTGCTCGAGCCCACCACGAGCCTTGTGCCCCTGAACTACGCGCGTCTTGCGGCCTCCATCGGGCGTCTGCGCTCGCCCGTCGCGGTGGCGGGCTACAGCTACGAGGGCCAGTTGCAGGCCCCGACCCTGACCTATGGCACGTTGCAGGACATCAAGGGCCTCGGCGGCGAGCAGGAGCTCAAGCGACTCGAGTTGGCCTCCCTGCCCGGCGACGTGGGCGGCCCGGTGCTTGACATGACCGGCGCGGTCTCCGGCATGCTCGCCGATCACGACGCACAGGGCAGAGCCTTGCCCGGCGGCGTGAAATTCGCGCTGAAGGCCAGCGTGCTGGCGACCTTCCTCAGCGAAAACGGCGTCGTCGCGGCCGCCTCCGAAGGTGGCCCGCGCCTTGCGCCAGAGGATCTCGCCGTGCTCGGTACCGACATGACGGTTCTGGTGAGCTGCTGGGACTAG
- a CDS encoding GNAT family N-acetyltransferase, giving the protein MSTTTAIRPATPKDFKAIADLHVRSWRKAYDGEFPGQGLPREVTEALHASWTAHEAKDSDVVLVVEKDRTVVGFAAVWCAPEPYLDNLHIIAEASGAGAGRALVSRLVAELVARGFNSLSLTVFESNHAARSFYAKLGGVEGAPFTVGIFGDQVRCFTVKWDDLSALA; this is encoded by the coding sequence ATGAGCACCACCACCGCGATCCGCCCCGCCACGCCCAAGGATTTCAAGGCCATCGCCGATCTGCATGTGCGCAGCTGGCGCAAGGCCTATGATGGCGAGTTTCCGGGGCAGGGGCTTCCGCGGGAGGTCACCGAGGCGCTTCATGCCAGCTGGACCGCCCACGAGGCCAAGGACAGCGACGTGGTTCTCGTGGTCGAGAAGGACCGCACCGTTGTGGGCTTCGCGGCGGTCTGGTGCGCGCCGGAGCCATATCTGGACAATCTGCACATCATCGCCGAGGCAAGCGGTGCAGGCGCGGGCCGCGCGTTGGTGTCACGCCTCGTGGCGGAGCTGGTGGCCCGCGGCTTCAACTCGCTCTCGCTTACGGTCTTTGAGAGCAACCACGCCGCGCGGTCCTTCTACGCAAAGCTCGGCGGCGTGGAGGGTGCGCCGTTCACGGTCGGCATATTCGGCGATCAGGTGCGGTGCTTCACGGTGAAGTGGGACGACCTGAGTGCGCTGGCCTGA
- the metZ gene encoding O-succinylhomoserine sulfhydrylase, whose protein sequence is MSKDWSPRTQSVHAGTRRSQYGELSEAMFLTQGFKYDTPEQAEARFIESGPDEYIYGRYGNPTVAMFEERIATLEGTEDAFATASGMAAVSAALTSMLQAGDHVVSAKALFGSCLYILENILTRYGVEVTFVEGTDLDAWRAAVRDDTKAVFLETISNPTLEVIDLTAVSEIAHAKGALVVVDNVFATPVFSRAVDQGADVIIYSATKHIDGQGRVLGGVICSTREFIRKTAEPYLKHTGGALSPFNAWVLLKGLETMHLRVNAQADSALKIAEALDGHDKLTRTLYPHLNSHPQATVAKSQMDKGGTVIALDIKGGQEAAFRFLNALEIVTISNNLGDAKSIATHPTTTTHQRLTEDQRAALGITTGLIRLSVGLEDTDDLLRDITHALTAV, encoded by the coding sequence ATGAGCAAAGACTGGTCCCCCCGCACCCAATCCGTCCACGCCGGCACGCGCCGCTCGCAATATGGCGAGCTGTCGGAGGCGATGTTCCTGACCCAAGGGTTCAAATACGACACGCCCGAGCAGGCCGAAGCCCGCTTCATCGAAAGCGGCCCGGACGAGTACATCTACGGCCGCTACGGCAACCCCACCGTGGCAATGTTCGAAGAGCGGATCGCAACGCTGGAAGGCACCGAAGACGCCTTTGCCACAGCCTCCGGCATGGCCGCCGTATCAGCCGCGCTGACCTCAATGCTGCAGGCGGGCGACCATGTCGTGTCGGCCAAGGCGCTGTTCGGCTCTTGTCTTTATATTCTCGAAAACATCCTGACCCGCTACGGGGTCGAGGTGACCTTTGTCGAGGGCACCGATCTGGATGCCTGGCGCGCCGCGGTGCGCGATGACACGAAAGCGGTGTTTCTCGAAACCATTTCGAACCCCACGCTGGAAGTCATCGATCTGACCGCCGTGTCCGAGATCGCGCACGCCAAGGGCGCGCTGGTCGTGGTCGACAACGTCTTCGCCACGCCGGTTTTTTCGCGGGCGGTGGATCAAGGCGCGGATGTCATCATCTACTCCGCCACCAAGCACATCGACGGTCAGGGCCGGGTTCTGGGCGGGGTGATCTGCAGCACACGCGAGTTCATCCGCAAGACCGCCGAGCCGTATCTGAAGCACACCGGCGGCGCGCTCTCGCCGTTTAACGCCTGGGTGCTCTTGAAGGGGCTGGAGACGATGCACCTGCGGGTGAATGCGCAGGCCGACAGCGCGCTGAAGATCGCCGAAGCGCTTGACGGGCACGACAAGCTCACCCGCACGCTTTATCCACACTTGAACTCTCACCCGCAAGCCACTGTGGCCAAATCACAAATGGACAAAGGCGGCACCGTTATCGCGCTTGATATCAAAGGCGGGCAAGAGGCCGCGTTCCGCTTCCTCAATGCGCTGGAGATCGTCACCATTTCCAACAATCTGGGCGACGCCAAAAGCATCGCGACCCACCCCACGACCACGACGCACCAGCGTCTGACCGAGGATCAGCGCGCCGCCCTTGGCATCACCACGGGGTTGATCCGGCTTTCGGTGGGGCTTGAGGATACCGACGATCTGCTGCGCGATATCACGCACGCGCTCACGGCAGTGTAA
- a CDS encoding glycine--tRNA ligase subunit alpha, producing the protein MTETTEKPRSFQEIIMRLQAYWAGQGCAVLQPYDMEVGAGTFHPATTLRALGSTPWTAAYVQPSRRPTDGRYGDSPNRWQHYYQYQVIIKPSPPDLQALYLGSLEAIGIDMKMHDIRFVEDDWESPTLGAWGLGWEVWCDGMEVSQFTYFQQVGGHDCKPVSGELTYGLERLAMYVLGFDDGNEMPFNDPDAPIPLTYGDVFREAEAQYARWNFDVADTDTLLQHFKDAEAECARILEQPAEDPKTGRRIVMAQPAYDQCIKASHVFNLLDARGVISVTERQAYIGRVRNLAKACADAFVQTRAGGWSEESAA; encoded by the coding sequence ATGACCGAGACGACCGAAAAACCACGCTCCTTTCAGGAGATCATCATGCGGCTGCAGGCCTATTGGGCCGGGCAGGGTTGCGCCGTGTTGCAGCCTTACGACATGGAGGTTGGCGCAGGCACGTTTCACCCGGCCACGACCCTGCGCGCGCTGGGCTCGACGCCCTGGACCGCCGCCTATGTGCAGCCGTCCCGCCGCCCCACCGATGGGCGCTACGGCGACAGCCCGAACCGCTGGCAGCACTACTACCAGTACCAAGTGATCATCAAACCCTCACCGCCCGATCTGCAGGCGCTCTATCTCGGCTCGCTGGAGGCCATCGGCATCGACATGAAGATGCACGATATCCGCTTTGTCGAGGACGACTGGGAAAGCCCGACGCTGGGCGCATGGGGCCTGGGCTGGGAGGTCTGGTGTGATGGCATGGAGGTCTCGCAATTCACCTATTTCCAGCAGGTGGGCGGCCATGACTGCAAACCCGTCTCGGGCGAGCTGACCTATGGGCTGGAGCGCTTGGCGATGTACGTGCTGGGCTTTGACGATGGCAACGAGATGCCGTTCAACGACCCGGATGCACCGATCCCGCTGACCTATGGCGATGTCTTCCGCGAGGCGGAGGCGCAATATGCCCGCTGGAACTTCGACGTGGCCGATACCGACACGCTGCTGCAGCACTTCAAGGATGCGGAGGCCGAGTGCGCCCGCATTCTCGAACAGCCCGCCGAGGACCCGAAGACGGGCCGCCGCATCGTCATGGCGCAGCCCGCCTATGATCAGTGCATCAAGGCGTCCCATGTCTTTAACCTGCTCGACGCGCGCGGCGTGATCTCGGTCACGGAACGCCAAGCCTATATTGGTCGTGTGCGCAACCTCGCCAAAGCCTGTGCGGATGCGTTCGTGCAGACCCGCGCGGGCGGCTGGTCGGAAGAGAGCGCCGCATGA